A region of Anolis sagrei isolate rAnoSag1 chromosome 2, rAnoSag1.mat, whole genome shotgun sequence DNA encodes the following proteins:
- the SYT4 gene encoding synaptotagmin-4: MAPITASREEFDEIPTVVGIFSAFGLVFTVSLFAWICCQRKSSKSNKTPPYKFVHVLKGVDIYPENLNSKKKFGAEDKGEAKNKSIIPKSSLHLDLEKRDLNGNFPKTVPKITSSSEVENSIPKVFPEREKDSVSPDSLKSISSLSSEEKQDKLGTLFFSLEYNFEKKAFMVNIKEARGLPAMDEQSMTSDPYIKMTVLPEKKHKVKTRVLRKTLDPAFDETFTFYGIPYAQVQDLSLHFMILSFDRFSRDDVIGEVLFPLSGIELSEGRMLMNKEIIKKNVRKSSGRGELLISLCYQSTTNTLTVVVLKARHLPKADVSGLSDPYVKVNLYHAKKRISKKKTHVKKCTPNAVFNELFVFDIPCEGLEEISIEFLVLDSDRGSRNEIIGRLTLGATAEGTAGEHWKEICEYPRRQIAKWHMLCDG; this comes from the exons ATGGCTCCGATCACAGCCAGCCGGGAAGAATTTG ATGAAATTCCAACTGTGGTTGGGATCTTCAGTGCCTTTGGGCTGGTCTTCACTGTCTCCCTCTTTGCTTGGATCTGCTGCCAACGCAAATCTTCCAAATCAAACAAAACCCCTCCTTACAAATTTGTCCATGTGCTGAAGGGTGTTGATATTTATCCTGAAAACCTCAACAGCAAGAAGAAATTTGGCGCAGAGGACAAAGGAGAAGCCAAAAACAAGTCTATCATTCCAAAGAGTTCTCTACATCTTGACCTCGAAAAGCGAGATCTGAATGGCAACTTCCCCAAAACTGTTCCGAAGATAACAAGTTCCTCAGAAGTTGAGAACTCTATTCCAAAGGTCTTTCCTGAAAGGGAGAAAGATTCGGTGTCCCCTGATAGCTTGAAATCTATCTCATCTTTATCTTCTGAAGAGAAGCAAGATAAATTAGggactctcttcttctctcttgagTACAACTTTGAAAAGAAGGCATTCATGGTGAACATCAAAGAAGCACGTGGCTTGCCAGCCATGGATGAGCAGTCAATGACTTCTGATCCGTACATCAAAATGACAGTGCTGCCTGAGAAGAAGCACAAGGTGAAAACTCGAGTGCTGAGGAAAACCTTAGACCCAGCCTTTGATGAAACCTTCACCTTTTATGGGATCCCATATGCTCAGGTTCAAGATCTGAGTCTTCACTTTATGATCCTGAGCTTTGACCGGTTTTCTCGAGATGATGTCATTGGAGAAGTCCTCTTTCCTTTGTCAGGGATTGAGTTGTCTGAAGGAAGAATGCTGATGAACAAggaaatcatcaaaaagaatgtTAGG AAGTCTTCTGGCCGTGGAGAGTTGCTGATCTCCCTTTGTTACCAGTCCACAACGAATACTCTCACAGTAGTTGTTTTGAAAGCGAGGCACCTACCCAAAGCTGATGTTTCAGGATTATCAG ATCCCTATGTCAAAGTGAACCTCTATCATGCCAAGAAAAGGATCTCAAAAAAGAAAACCCATGTCAAGAAGTGTACCCCCAATGCGGTGTTCAATGAACTTTTTGTCTTCGATATTCCTTGTGAGGGTCTCGAAGAGATCAGCATTGAATTCTTGGTTTTGGATTCAGATAGGGGATCCCGGAATGAAATTATTGGCCGGTTAACCTTGGGGGCTACGGCCGAAGGAACAGCTGGAGAACACTGGAAGGAGATCTGCGAATATCCTAGGAGACAAATTGCCAAATGGCACATGTTATGTGATGGCTAA